In Geothermobacter hydrogeniphilus, the genomic window GAACATGATCTGGACCCTTTCCGGAGATTTTGTCTTGCAGGGAAGTATAGCATCCGTTTCGGTTTTGTCCGTTGCGGGGCATGAATTCGCCGCAACGGTTCAACCGGACGGCAGTCGGCTGGTCATGGCTCGAGAAACCGGCACCCGGGCGTGGAAATCAGTCTTCCGAGCGCAGGAAAAGGCCGATCTGATGGGGGATCTTGTCGCCCGGCAGTGAGACCACTGGCACCTCGGGGAGCGAACGCAGGAAGATGCGTCCGTAGCCGCGGCGGCGAACCCGGGTATCGAGAATCAGCACCACGCCCCGGTCTTCGCGATGGCGAATCAGGCGACCGAAGCCCTGCTTGAACTTCAGGACCGCCTGCGGCACGGTGTAGTCCATGAAGGGATCGCCGCCGGCGCGGCTGATTGCCTCGGCGCGGGCTTCGAGAACCGGTTCGGTCGGCACCTTGAACGGCAGCCGAACGATAATGACCTGTTCCAGGGCGCGGCCGGGGACATCGACCCCTTCCCAGAAGGAGTCGGTGGCGAACAGGACGCTGGCCGCGTCTTCGCGAAACTGTTTGAGCAGCAGGTGACGGTTGATCTCGCCCTGACGCAGGCAGCGGTAGCCGCGGGCTTCAAGCCCCGGGGCCAGTTCGGCGTGAACCCGCTGCAGCAGGCTGTAGGCGGTAAAGAGGACGAAGGTCCGACCGTCGGCAGCCAGTATCGCCTGCTCAATGAGCGGCAGGATACGGTCGGCAAAATCCCGTGCGTTCGGATCCGGCAGGTCGGTCGGTACCAGCAGTCGAGCCTGCCGCGGGTAGTCGAAGGGCGAAGCCAGCTGCAGGTCACGCAATCGCCCCGGTTCGGCCAGGCTGAGGCCGATGCGCTGGTGCAGGTAGCCGAAACTGTCGCCGACGGCCAGGGTCGCGCTGGTCATGATGACCGTCTTGAAGGGATCGTAGAGTGCCTGCCGCAGGCTCCGGGCGATTTCAACCGGTGCGGTCTGCAGGCGGGTGATCAGTCCTTCGCCGCGGCCGATGCGTCCCCGGCGCGTCTCCAGCCAGGTGCAGTTGTCGTCAGCGGCTGCGGCGAACGCAATCAGGTCGGCGGCGAGTTTTTCCAGTCGCCCGACCATGCCGGCCAGGTCGGTCAGCGTCGAGGCGGTTTCCTTGATCGCCCGGGGCGGCAGTTCGTCGCAGTTTTCGAGCAGGCGCCGCAGGTCGCCGGCCAGTTGCGCCGTTGCTTCCGCCAGGGATCTCACCTGCCGTTCGGTTTCGCTCCAGAAGGAGCCCTGTCGCGCGGCGGCGGCAATCCGCAGTTTCACCTCCCGTGCCCCGGCACCCTTTTCATTCTCCTGCTGCAGTCGCATTCCGATCTGTTCGAGGTCGGCGATGGCGCGGTCGAGGAGCTGCCGGCGGTTCTCCAGCAGGTCCTCGATGCGGTCCGCCAGATTGCGGTAGAGCTGATCGGCGCTGTCCGGGAGACTGCGGGCGAGCTGGGATTGCAGCCGCGGCAGCAGCCCCTTTTCGAATTTGCGTGGATGGCGCAGACGGTTCAGGGTCCGGGCGAAGGCGAAGCGGGTGACATTGGTGGCGAAGTAGCGGGTCGCCACATCTTCGAGATGGTGGGCTTCGTCGATGACCACCCGGGCAAAGGGGGGCAGCACCGCGGCGCTGGAATAGTTGTCGGTCTGTTGTCGAACCGCCAGGTCGGACAGCAGCAGGGCGTGGTTGACCACCAGCAGGTCCGCCCGGGCCGCCTGGCGGCGGGCGCGGTGCAGGAAACAGTGCTGAAAATGCCGACAGCGGGCCCGTCCGCACTGGTCAGGTTCACAGCAGACC contains:
- a CDS encoding helicase C-terminal domain-containing protein — encoded protein: MSSAYSDLVRQQLRTAISEADGNEVFFLGHTDEHGELISVEVLARGNREAVPAILQTCRPGDLVLHNHPSGHLQPSDADLEIASRLGEMGVGFQIIDNRAEHCYVVVESFAPRQTTLLDDAEIGEMLGPEGVIARNLPGYENRPEQLRMAFAVAEALNRDQLAVIEAGTGTGKSLAYLLPVLLWSLRNEERVVISTNTINLQEQLIRKDLPFLARAGGLQFHAVLVKGRANYLCRRRLEAARRDPGLFDQEQAEELNTLVEWAENSSEGSKDELPVPPRDQLWEEVCCEPDQCGRARCRHFQHCFLHRARRQAARADLLVVNHALLLSDLAVRQQTDNYSSAAVLPPFARVVIDEAHHLEDVATRYFATNVTRFAFARTLNRLRHPRKFEKGLLPRLQSQLARSLPDSADQLYRNLADRIEDLLENRRQLLDRAIADLEQIGMRLQQENEKGAGAREVKLRIAAAARQGSFWSETERQVRSLAEATAQLAGDLRRLLENCDELPPRAIKETASTLTDLAGMVGRLEKLAADLIAFAAAADDNCTWLETRRGRIGRGEGLITRLQTAPVEIARSLRQALYDPFKTVIMTSATLAVGDSFGYLHQRIGLSLAEPGRLRDLQLASPFDYPRQARLLVPTDLPDPNARDFADRILPLIEQAILAADGRTFVLFTAYSLLQRVHAELAPGLEARGYRCLRQGEINRHLLLKQFREDAASVLFATDSFWEGVDVPGRALEQVIIVRLPFKVPTEPVLEARAEAISRAGGDPFMDYTVPQAVLKFKQGFGRLIRHREDRGVVLILDTRVRRRGYGRIFLRSLPEVPVVSLPGDKIPHQIGLFLRSED